A stretch of Bradyrhizobium sp. CCBAU 53338 DNA encodes these proteins:
- a CDS encoding carbohydrate ABC transporter permease — MMKPTASATAQIGAVMAEPSASAGQPTAADFQRGLDERLWRWLTLSPALLLLLALSVLPLVNLFATSFFTVSWSGGHSSFAAAGLNNYRALAGDTLFRAGILSTILFAVFAVGGQMLCGFVLALLCTGVTRGRLLYRTIFILPILVPGIVVGAIWKLLLNFDFGLVNQAIALVGIDPLNWLGSPNTALASVIFVDIWHWTPFCFLLFLAGLQSLPQDVYEAAKIDGASGWQELTYVTLPMMLPTIMVTFAFRLVLALKVFDEVYLLTGGGPGTSTQVMSFTLYQRFFREDQTGYGSAMSVAIIFMTCILLSAAFAARGRMGAAK, encoded by the coding sequence ATGATGAAGCCTACCGCGAGCGCCACCGCGCAAATCGGCGCGGTGATGGCAGAACCATCCGCTTCGGCGGGGCAGCCGACGGCGGCTGATTTCCAGCGCGGCCTCGACGAGCGGCTGTGGCGCTGGCTGACATTGTCGCCGGCATTGCTGCTGTTGCTGGCACTCAGCGTGCTGCCGCTGGTCAATCTGTTCGCGACGAGCTTCTTCACCGTGAGCTGGAGCGGCGGCCATTCGAGCTTCGCCGCCGCGGGCCTGAACAACTACCGCGCGCTTGCCGGCGACACGCTGTTCCGCGCCGGCATTCTCAGCACCATTCTGTTCGCGGTGTTTGCCGTCGGCGGGCAGATGCTATGCGGCTTTGTGCTCGCGCTGCTCTGCACCGGCGTTACACGTGGTCGCTTGCTCTATCGCACCATCTTCATCCTGCCGATCCTGGTTCCCGGCATCGTCGTCGGCGCGATCTGGAAACTTCTGCTCAATTTCGATTTCGGCCTGGTCAACCAGGCCATCGCGCTGGTCGGTATCGATCCCCTCAACTGGCTCGGCTCGCCCAACACGGCCCTGGCTTCGGTGATCTTCGTCGACATCTGGCACTGGACACCGTTCTGCTTCCTGCTGTTTCTGGCAGGCCTGCAATCGCTGCCCCAGGATGTCTACGAAGCCGCCAAGATCGACGGAGCCAGCGGCTGGCAGGAGCTGACATATGTCACGCTGCCGATGATGCTGCCGACCATCATGGTGACCTTCGCCTTCCGCCTCGTGCTTGCGTTGAAGGTCTTCGACGAGGTCTATTTGCTGACAGGCGGCGGGCCGGGCACGTCGACCCAGGTCATGAGCTTCACGCTCTACCAGCGCTTCTTCCGAGAGGACCAGACCGGATATGGTTCGGCGATGTCGGTCGCGATCATCTTCATGACCTGCATTCTGTTGTCGGCCGCTTTTGCGGCGCGCGGACGGATGGGGGCTGCGAAATGA
- a CDS encoding extracellular solute-binding protein: protein MPGQSGKRGLTRRQVVGAGGAAALGFAAPWRYAAAAKVAPMTIVINQSPWFNSFRKTVELYEKETGNHVELDVNPFAGSLEKQRNSVRAANGQYDLLIMNSGWVAEMYFGGFVEPIAAIDPSFKLDPDVYTLDNTVYFDADKKTMSASGKLMSVPISPLIPLLYYRGDLYKEAGLKAPETFAELEANARKLHKPPSRYGIVQRGARGPASVSYDFYPYLYGFGGGIFKNQAAGDYTVTLNNEAGRTALDYYLRLAKEAGHPQTASLDQAEVIQNMLTGKAAHISVVVSAWSQMDDPDKSAVVDKVEFAVTPHAEGFSTGPGLGHWLGGIARNVPDDRKRSALEFLRWFQTKEAQLAYTKVGGIPVSAASSRDPIAQERRYRWMKPLGEALPHAVNIYQFPQASEVISILELGLNQAVAGNATSVQALNSMAEQIFGVMSKHSYNTGKLPALP, encoded by the coding sequence ATGCCAGGACAGAGCGGGAAGCGTGGCCTGACGCGCCGTCAGGTCGTGGGTGCAGGTGGCGCGGCTGCGCTGGGGTTCGCTGCGCCGTGGCGATACGCGGCGGCGGCCAAGGTCGCGCCGATGACCATCGTGATCAACCAGTCGCCTTGGTTCAACAGCTTCCGCAAGACGGTCGAGCTCTACGAGAAGGAAACCGGCAACCACGTCGAGCTCGACGTCAATCCCTTTGCGGGATCGCTGGAGAAGCAGCGCAACTCCGTGCGTGCCGCGAACGGCCAGTACGACTTGCTGATCATGAATTCCGGATGGGTCGCCGAAATGTATTTCGGCGGTTTCGTCGAGCCGATCGCCGCGATCGATCCGTCCTTCAAGCTCGATCCTGATGTATACACGCTCGACAACACCGTCTATTTCGATGCCGACAAGAAGACGATGTCGGCCTCCGGCAAGCTGATGTCGGTGCCGATCTCGCCGCTGATCCCGCTGCTTTATTATCGCGGCGATCTCTACAAGGAAGCGGGACTGAAGGCGCCGGAGACGTTTGCCGAGCTCGAGGCCAATGCCAGGAAGCTGCACAAGCCGCCGAGCCGCTATGGCATTGTCCAGCGCGGCGCCCGCGGCCCGGCCTCCGTCAGCTACGACTTCTATCCCTATCTCTACGGCTTCGGCGGCGGCATCTTCAAGAACCAGGCGGCCGGCGACTATACCGTCACGCTCAACAACGAGGCCGGTCGCACCGCGCTCGACTATTACTTGCGGCTCGCCAAAGAAGCCGGCCATCCGCAGACCGCCTCCCTCGACCAGGCCGAGGTGATCCAGAACATGCTGACCGGCAAGGCCGCGCACATCAGTGTGGTGGTCTCGGCATGGTCGCAGATGGACGATCCCGACAAATCCGCCGTGGTCGACAAGGTGGAGTTCGCGGTCACTCCGCACGCGGAGGGCTTCTCGACCGGTCCCGGCCTCGGCCATTGGCTGGGCGGCATCGCACGCAACGTGCCCGATGATCGCAAGCGCAGCGCGCTCGAATTCCTGCGCTGGTTCCAGACCAAGGAGGCCCAGCTCGCCTATACCAAGGTCGGCGGCATTCCCGTCAGTGCGGCGAGCTCTCGCGACCCGATCGCGCAGGAGCGCCGCTACCGCTGGATGAAGCCGCTCGGCGAGGCCCTGCCGCACGCGGTCAACATTTACCAGTTCCCGCAAGCGAGCGAGGTGATCTCGATCCTCGAACTCGGCCTCAATCAGGCCGTCGCCGGCAATGCCACGTCGGTGCAGGCTCTCAACAGCATGGCCGAGCAGATCTTTGGCGTGATGTCGAAGCACAGCTACAATACCGGCAAGCTGCCCGCATTGCCCTGA